One genomic window of Micrococcus flavus includes the following:
- the rpsL gene encoding 30S ribosomal protein S12, with the protein MPTIQQLVRKGRSPKVVKTKAPALQGNPMRRGVCTRVYTTTPKKPNSALRKVARVRLNGGVEVTAYIPGEGHNLQEHSIVLVRGGRVRDLPGVRYKIVRGALDTQGVKNRGQARSRYGAKKEKK; encoded by the coding sequence GTGCCTACGATTCAGCAGCTGGTCCGCAAGGGCCGCTCACCCAAGGTCGTCAAGACCAAGGCCCCTGCGCTGCAGGGCAACCCCATGCGTCGTGGCGTGTGCACCCGCGTGTACACCACGACCCCGAAGAAGCCGAACTCCGCCCTGCGCAAGGTCGCCCGCGTCCGCCTCAACGGCGGCGTCGAGGTCACCGCGTACATCCCGGGCGAGGGCCACAACCTGCAGGAGCACTCGATCGTGCTCGTCCGCGGCGGCCGTGTGAGGGACCTGCCCGGCGTGCGCTACAAGATCGTGCGCGGCGCGCTGGACACCCAGGGCGTGAAGAACCGCGGCCAGGCCCGCTCCCGCTACGGCGCCAAGAAGGAGAAGAAGTAA
- the fusA gene encoding elongation factor G has protein sequence MAQDVLTDLNKVRNIGIMAHIDAGKTTTTERILFYTGVNHKLGETHDGASTTDWMEQEKERGITITSAAVTCFWKNNQINIIDTPGHVDFTVEVERSLRVLDGAVAVFDGKEGVEPQSETVWRQADKYDVPRICFVNKMDKLGADFYFTVDTIVKRLGAKPLVMQLPIGVENDFVGVVDLLTMKAFVWPGDAKGDVTMGAEYEIQDIPADLVEKAEQYRTELIEAVADTSEELMEKYLEGEEISEEEIVAGVRHLTVNAEAYPVFCGSAFKNRGVQPMLDAVVAYLPNPLDAGAVKGHAVGDEEKELEREPSKEAPFSALAFKIASHPFFGTLTFIRVYSGRLESGAQILNATKGKKERIGKLFQMHANKENPVEEVVAGHIYAVIGLKDTTTGDTLCNPNEPIILESMTFPEPVISVAIEPKSKGDQEKLSTAIQKLVAEDPTFRVNLNEETGQTEIGGMGELHLDVFVDRMRREFRVEANVGKPQVAYRETIKRKVDKVDYTHKKQTGGSGQFAKVQLSFEPLDTADGEIYEFENAVTGGRVPREYIPSVDAGIQDAMQFGVLAGYPMVGVKATLLDGAYHDVDSSEMAFKIAGSQAFKEGVKKASPVILEPLMAVEVRTPEEFMGDVVGDLNSRRGQIQSMEDATGVKVVNALVPLSEMFGYIGDLRSRTQGRAVYSMTFHSYSEVPKNVADEIIQKSQGE, from the coding sequence GTGGCACAGGACGTGCTGACCGACCTGAACAAGGTCCGCAACATCGGCATCATGGCCCACATTGATGCCGGCAAGACCACCACCACCGAGCGCATCCTGTTCTACACGGGTGTCAACCACAAGCTGGGTGAGACGCACGACGGCGCCTCCACCACCGACTGGATGGAGCAGGAGAAGGAGCGCGGCATCACCATCACCTCCGCCGCGGTGACCTGCTTCTGGAAGAACAACCAGATCAACATCATCGACACCCCCGGCCACGTGGACTTCACCGTCGAGGTGGAGCGGTCCCTGCGCGTGCTCGACGGCGCCGTGGCCGTGTTCGACGGCAAGGAGGGCGTGGAGCCCCAGTCGGAGACCGTGTGGCGCCAGGCGGACAAGTACGACGTCCCCCGCATCTGCTTCGTCAACAAGATGGACAAGCTCGGCGCGGACTTCTACTTCACCGTGGACACGATCGTGAAGCGCCTCGGTGCGAAGCCGCTCGTGATGCAGCTGCCGATCGGCGTGGAGAACGACTTCGTGGGCGTCGTCGACCTGCTGACCATGAAGGCCTTCGTGTGGCCGGGCGACGCCAAGGGCGACGTGACCATGGGCGCCGAGTACGAGATCCAGGACATCCCGGCGGATCTCGTCGAGAAGGCCGAGCAGTACCGCACTGAGCTCATCGAGGCCGTCGCGGACACCTCCGAGGAGCTCATGGAGAAGTACCTCGAGGGCGAGGAGATCTCCGAGGAGGAGATCGTGGCCGGCGTGCGCCACCTGACCGTGAACGCCGAGGCCTACCCGGTCTTCTGCGGCTCCGCCTTCAAGAACCGCGGTGTGCAGCCGATGCTCGACGCCGTCGTCGCCTACCTCCCGAACCCGCTCGACGCCGGCGCCGTGAAGGGCCACGCGGTGGGCGATGAGGAGAAGGAGCTGGAGCGCGAGCCCTCGAAGGAGGCCCCGTTCTCGGCGCTGGCCTTCAAGATCGCCTCGCACCCGTTCTTCGGCACGCTGACCTTCATCCGCGTGTACTCCGGCCGCCTCGAGTCCGGCGCGCAGATCCTCAACGCCACCAAGGGCAAGAAGGAGCGCATCGGCAAGCTGTTCCAGATGCACGCCAACAAGGAGAACCCGGTCGAGGAGGTCGTGGCGGGCCACATCTACGCCGTGATCGGCCTCAAGGACACCACCACGGGCGACACGCTGTGCAACCCGAACGAGCCGATCATCCTCGAGTCGATGACCTTCCCGGAGCCCGTGATCTCCGTGGCCATCGAGCCGAAGTCCAAGGGCGACCAGGAGAAGCTCTCCACCGCCATCCAGAAGCTCGTGGCCGAGGACCCGACGTTCCGCGTCAACCTCAACGAGGAGACCGGCCAGACCGAGATCGGCGGCATGGGCGAGCTGCACCTCGACGTGTTCGTCGACCGCATGCGCCGCGAGTTCCGCGTCGAGGCCAACGTGGGCAAGCCCCAGGTCGCCTACCGCGAGACCATCAAGCGCAAGGTCGACAAGGTCGACTACACGCACAAGAAGCAGACGGGCGGCTCCGGCCAGTTCGCGAAGGTCCAGCTCTCCTTCGAGCCCCTGGACACCGCGGACGGGGAGATCTACGAGTTCGAGAACGCCGTCACCGGCGGTCGCGTGCCGCGCGAGTACATCCCCTCGGTGGACGCCGGAATCCAGGATGCCATGCAGTTCGGCGTGCTCGCCGGCTACCCCATGGTGGGCGTCAAGGCCACGCTGCTCGACGGCGCGTACCACGACGTGGACTCCTCCGAGATGGCGTTCAAGATCGCCGGCTCGCAGGCGTTCAAGGAGGGCGTGAAGAAGGCGTCCCCGGTCATCCTCGAGCCGCTGATGGCCGTGGAGGTCCGCACCCCCGAGGAGTTCATGGGCGACGTCGTCGGCGACCTGAACTCCCGCCGCGGTCAGATCCAGTCCATGGAGGACGCCACCGGCGTGAAGGTGGTCAACGCCCTCGTGCCGCTGTCGGAGATGTTCGGCTACATCGGCGACCTGCGCTCCCGCACCCAGGGCCGCGCGGTCTACTCGATGACCTTCCACTCCTACTCCGAGGTCCCGAAGAACGTGGCCGACGAGATCATCCAGAAGTCCCAGGGCGAGTGA
- the rpsG gene encoding 30S ribosomal protein S7, producing the protein MPRKGPAPKRPLVVDPVYGSPLVTQLINKVLIDGKKSTAERIVYGALEGARAKNGADPVATLKKAMDNIKPALEVKSRRVGGATYQVPVEVKPGRATALALRWLVGFSKARREKTMTERLMNEILDASNGLGGAVKRREDTHKMAEANKAFAHYRW; encoded by the coding sequence ATGCCTCGTAAGGGTCCCGCCCCGAAGCGCCCCCTCGTCGTCGACCCCGTGTACGGCTCGCCCCTGGTCACGCAGCTGATCAACAAGGTGCTGATCGACGGCAAGAAGTCCACCGCCGAGCGCATCGTGTACGGCGCGCTCGAGGGCGCCCGCGCCAAGAACGGCGCCGATCCCGTGGCCACGCTGAAGAAGGCCATGGACAACATCAAGCCGGCCCTCGAGGTCAAGTCCCGCCGCGTCGGCGGCGCCACCTACCAGGTGCCCGTCGAGGTCAAGCCGGGTCGTGCCACGGCCCTCGCCCTGCGCTGGCTGGTCGGCTTCTCCAAGGCCCGCCGCGAGAAGACCATGACCGAGCGTCTGATGAACGAGATCCTGGACGCCTCGAACGGCCTGGGCGGCGCCGTGAAGCGCCGCGAGGACACCCACAAGATGGCCGAGGCCAACAAGGCCTTCGCCCACTACCGCTGGTGA